The sequence below is a genomic window from Deltaproteobacteria bacterium.
CCCGCTTATCCATTGATGCAGACCTTCGAGAAACTTGAACCTGGGGTCACAGGCCCATACTGCGAGCGAGTGAACGCGACGGTGATTCCCAACATCAAGCGCTTGCAGAATTGCTTTCGTGCTCAGCACCTACCGATTATCTACACCGCTATCGGAACATGTACGACTGATGGTCGCGATCTCAACCAGATGTGGAAAGACCTCGACCAGCTTAGTCTCAATGTCATTGGCACGCGCATGTTCCCCCGCGTCGGTGATCCAAGTTGGGAAATTGACGACAGTATCAAACCTACGGCCGATGAACTCGTCATCAACAAAACGTCGAGCGGTACGCTCAACTCCACCATGCTCGACCAGACGCTACGCAATATGGGAGTCGAATCACTAGTAATTAGCGGGGTCACGACCGACGTTTGTGTAGAAACTACCGCTCGCGATGCTGCAGATCGGGGGTTTCAAGTCATCATTGTTGAGGATGCATGCACGGCATTTAGTGAGACGCTTCATCGCTCAGCACTGCAGGCCTTTAGTCTCGCATTCGGACGAGTCCGCAAGGCCGAAGAAGTCGAACAACTGTTAAACAAGGCAGCAAAGCTATGAAAGCCATCCTCTTTTTGCCACAAAAACAACTAGGCGCAACTGCTCCAGAGCATCTCCCAGGTCTTGCACACTTGCGTTTGACTGACGTCCCGGTTCCAGACTTGCCCAGTGAAAACTGGGTCGTCATCAAAAGTAAAATTGCTGGCATTTGTGGC
It includes:
- a CDS encoding cysteine hydrolase, translated to MTDHEKILAIIRQKDQVPITIDSRKTALLVIDMQRYFVSPAYPLMQTFEKLEPGVTGPYCERVNATVIPNIKRLQNCFRAQHLPIIYTAIGTCTTDGRDLNQMWKDLDQLSLNVIGTRMFPRVGDPSWEIDDSIKPTADELVINKTSSGTLNSTMLDQTLRNMGVESLVISGVTTDVCVETTARDAADRGFQVIIVEDACTAFSETLHRSALQAFSLAFGRVRKAEEVEQLLNKAAKL